Below is a genomic region from Candidatus Methylomirabilota bacterium.
GGCGGTCGACCCGCGGCAGGCAGCCGAGGAGCCCGACCGTGTAAGGGTGCCGCGGCCGCGTGAACACGGGGCCGACCGGCCCGTGCTCCGCGATCTCTCCCGCGTACATCACCGCCACCTCGTCGGCGAGCCGCGCGATCACCCCGAGGTTATGCGTGATGTAGAGGATGCCGGCCGCCGTCCGCTGCCGGAGCGAGTCCACCAGGTCGAGGATCCGGGCTTCGGTCGTGACGTCGAGGCCGGTGGTCGGCTCGTCGAGGACGAGGAGGTCGGGATCGCAGGCGAGCGCCGTGGCGATCGAGACCCGCTGCTGCTGGCCGCCCGAGAGCTGGTGCGGGTAGCGCCGGGCGAGCTGGGCGGGGTTCGGCAGCTGAACGGCGGCGAAGAGGTCGAGCATGCGAGCCCGGGCCTCGGCCCGGCGGAGCCGCTCGTGCTCGACGAGGACCTCCACCAGCTGGTCCCCGACGGTCAGCACGGGGTTGAGCGTGCTGGTCGGATCCTGGAACACCATCGCGAGCCGCCGGCCCCAGAGGCGGCGCAGCTCGCGCGCCGGCTGGCCCACCAGGTTCTCGCCGCGGAAGCGCACCTCGCCCGTCACCTCGGCCTCGGAGAAGAGCGCCCCCATGACCGCGAGGGCGACGGTGCTCTTCCCGGACCCCGACTCGCCGACGAGCCCCAGGACCCGACCCGGCGGGAGCACGAACGACACGCCCTTCACCGCCCGGACCGGGCCCGCGCCGGTCCGGTACGAAACCCGGAGGTCGCGTACGGTGAGCACCGGCTCGCTCCCCGGCGCCGGGGTCACAGGGTTTCCCCGCGACGGCGAAGCGCCAGCACGTCGCTCAGGGCGTCGCCCAGGAGGTTGGCCCCCACGACGGCGCTGGAGATGGCGGCGGCCGGCAGGATGGCGAGCCAGGGCGCCTGGGCGAGGAACGGCAGCGCCTCGTTGATCATGAGCCCCCAGTCCGGCGCCGGCGGCTGGGCGCCGAGCCCCAGGAACCCCAGCGAGGTCGCCAGGAGGATCGCGTAGGCGAACCGGATCGTCACCTCGACGATGATCGGGGCCCAGGCGTTCGGCAGCATCTCGGCGAAGATGATGTAGAGGCCCTTCTCGCCGCGGGCCCGGGCGGCGTCGATGAACTCCGAGGCGGCCAGGCTGAGCGCGATGCCCCGCACCACGCGCGCCGAGCGCGGCATGAACACGACGCCGATCCCCAGGGCGACGTAGACCGGGTCGGACCCGACCGTCGTCAGGAGCAGCATCGCCAGCAGGAGGGCCGGCAGGGCCATGAGCGCGTCCACCACCCGCATGAGCACCTCGTCGACGAGCCCGCGGTAGAACGCGCCCAGCATGCCCACCACCACGCCCAGCCCGACGCCGAGCAGCGTGCTGGCCGTCGCCAGGCTGAGCGTCGAGCGCGCGCCCCACATGACGCGGCTCAGCTGGTCGCGGCCGTACTGGTCGGTGCCGCCCAGGAACTCGCGCGAGGGCGCCTCGAGCGTGTGCAGGATGTTGAACTGGGCGAAGTGATAAGGCGCCAGCGCCGGGCCGAACAGGGCGAGCCCGAGGTGGACGGCGAGGAGCGCGGCGCCGGCCGCCGCCATGGGCGAGCTCCCGAGCATCGCCCGCGCGAACCCGGCGCCCCGCCGGAGCGCGGCCAGCGCTCCGGGCCCCGGAGCGATCCCGGCCGGCGCCCCCGCGGGTGGGCTCATGGTTTCAGTACCGGATCCGCGGATCGAGGG
It encodes:
- a CDS encoding ABC transporter permease produces the protein MSPPAGAPAGIAPGPGALAALRRGAGFARAMLGSSPMAAAGAALLAVHLGLALFGPALAPYHFAQFNILHTLEAPSREFLGGTDQYGRDQLSRVMWGARSTLSLATASTLLGVGLGVVVGMLGAFYRGLVDEVLMRVVDALMALPALLLAMLLLTTVGSDPVYVALGIGVVFMPRSARVVRGIALSLAASEFIDAARARGEKGLYIIFAEMLPNAWAPIIVEVTIRFAYAILLATSLGFLGLGAQPPAPDWGLMINEALPFLAQAPWLAILPAAAISSAVVGANLLGDALSDVLALRRRGETL